In Aedes albopictus strain Foshan chromosome 3, AalbF5, whole genome shotgun sequence, the following are encoded in one genomic region:
- the LOC134290602 gene encoding uncharacterized protein LOC134290602 gives MLLQELVDKLPANIKFNWALHQENLPLVDLKVFSEYMRKVTTATSGVTNFSVAVKPTKDDKPRHKDKVFVNAHAAHEQKGAVQAVNPSWDWQRRTKSGKDKSVITNKSCPACGAHDHTAASCGIFKKLSIDGRWNFVKENKLCRRSLVSQTRWPCEGEVCGINNCDKRHHRLLHSEPIKKQPVTDATVTIHRQPISSTLFKILPVTLYGKNGSVNTYAFLDDGSSVTIVEKAIADQLGFTSA, from the exons ATGCTTCTGCAAGAGCTCGTGGATAAGCTGCCGGCCAACATAAAGTTCAACTGGGCACTGCACCAGGAGAACTTACCACTAGTTGATCTGAAGGTGTTCAGCGAGTACATGAGGAAGGTCACAACAGCCACCAGCGGAGTAACGAACTTTTCTGTCGCAGTAAAACCAACAAAGGACGATAAGCCTCGACACAAAGACAAGGTGTTCGTGAACGCTCATGCGGCCCATGAGCAGAAGGGTGCAGTTCAAGCTGTCAACCCATCTTGGGATTGGCAAAGGCGAACTAAAAGCGGAAAAGACAAGTCAGTCATAACGAACAAAAGTTGTCCTGCATGCGGCGCTCACGACCACACAGCTGCGAGTTGTGGAATCTTCAAGAAGCTGTCGATTGACGGACGGTGGAATTTCGTCAAGGAAAACAAACTGTGCCGTCGAAGTCTCGTTTCCCAAACACGCTGGCCATGCGAAGGAGAAGTTTGCGGTATCAACAACTGTGACAAGCGCCACCATCGTCTACTACACTCGGAGCCAATCAAGAAACAGCCAGTTACCGACGCCACTGTTACCATCCACCGTCAGCCCATTTCATCGACGTTGTTCAAGATTCTGCCTGTGACATTGTACGGGAAGAATGGCTCGGTGAATACGTACGCATTCTTGGACGACGGTTCATCTGTGACTATCGTGGAAAAAGCTATTGCAGACCAACTTGGA TTCACCTCTGCATGA